A DNA window from Myripristis murdjan chromosome 19, fMyrMur1.1, whole genome shotgun sequence contains the following coding sequences:
- the cbx7b gene encoding chromobox protein homolog 7, whose amino-acid sequence MELSAIGEQVFAVESIVKKRVRKGNVEYLLKWKGWPPKYSTWEPEEHILDQRLVQAYEEKEQRDRALGHRRRGSKAKRLLLQDTIYTMDLRSAHKAPEKPLPSLRLSLTRSLVPEDEHQPYDSCRRILPPRLAHHKNKPRTSQFSCFNSDPPTPTQEDWEGQEEEEEVEEDREEEEEEQEEEDKEEEEEQEEAQRETRMEMSGGVLNGQKRAEEWSSETGPDEVAAAERPDVWRPVLSPGEVTVTDVTINSLTVTFREALVAKGFFRNWGLEV is encoded by the exons ATGGAGCTGTCGGCGATCGGCGAGCAAGTGTTCGCTGTGGAATCAATCGTGAAGAAAAGAGTTAGAAAG GGGAATGTGGAGTATCTGCTGAAGTGGAAAGGGTGGCCTCCAAA ATACAGCACATGGGAACCTGAGGAACACATTCTGGACCAGCGCCTGGTGCAAGCCTATGAGGAGAA AGAACAGAGAGACCGAGCTCTGggacacaggaggagaggatcGAAAGCCAAAAGGCTCCTTCTACAG GATACCATCTACACCATGGACCTCCGCAGCGCCCACAAGGCCCCAGAGAAGCCCCTGCCTAGCCTGCGTCTCTCCCTGACCCGCTCGCTGGTTCCCGAGGACGAGCATCAGCCATACGACTCCTGCAGACGGATCCTCCCTCCCCGCCTGGCgcaccacaaaaacaaacccaggACGTCGCAGTTCAGCTGCTTTAACTCAGACCCTCCGACGCCGACGCAAGAGGACTGGGAAGgccaggaagaggaggaggaggttgaggaggacagggaagaagaagaggaagaacaagaggaggaggataaggaggaggaggaggagcaagaggaaGCCCAGAGGGAGACGAGGATGGAGATGAGCGGCGGCGTTCTGAATG gACAGAAGAGGGCAGAGGAGTGGAGCTCTGAGACGGGACCAGACGAGGTCGCTGCGGCGGAGAGGCCGGACGTCTGGAGGCCCGTCCTCAGTCCGGGGGAGGTGACAGTCACCGACGTCACCATCAACTCCCTCACAGTGACTTTCCGCGAGGCGCTGGTTGCCAAAGGCTTCTTCAGAAACTGGGGCCTGGAGGTCTGA